In one Brevibacillus composti genomic region, the following are encoded:
- the sufD gene encoding Fe-S cluster assembly protein SufD translates to MSVDIQLRFDSEAITEFSKANAEPAWFLEKRLAGLKAAGELQLPVLEKMKIDKWNTDQFVPFQTAAKVGSAQELSELVKEQIDADSVKSLIVQQNASIVFQAIDEDLKSKGVIFTDLPTALKEHGDLVQKYLNTVVQYNEHKLTALHAAVVNGGVFLYVPKNVEISEPLQAVFEVIGNDALVCPHILIVAEANSKVTYVDTYVSGPGQNMVASSIVEVYVGAGASVQVASVRSLSTDVHDYSFRRATVDRDGKMEWILGEMNDGNTVANNTTLLKGTGSHAATKSISVGTGSQRQNLTSQVQHFGTHSESEMVSKAVMTDEAVSILNGITKIEKGAEKANGEQAENILMLSDKARGDANPILLIDEDDVKAGHAASVGRFSEESIYYLMSRGISRRQAERLIILGFLDPVVAEIPVEEVKNRLRQALERKLG, encoded by the coding sequence ATGAGTGTGGATATACAGCTCCGCTTCGACTCCGAAGCGATCACCGAGTTCTCCAAGGCGAATGCAGAGCCGGCATGGTTCCTGGAAAAGCGTCTGGCCGGCCTGAAGGCTGCGGGCGAGCTGCAACTGCCCGTTTTGGAGAAGATGAAAATTGATAAATGGAATACGGATCAGTTTGTTCCGTTCCAAACCGCCGCGAAAGTGGGCTCTGCCCAAGAGCTGAGCGAACTGGTCAAGGAGCAGATCGATGCCGACAGCGTAAAAAGCCTGATCGTGCAGCAGAACGCCTCGATCGTTTTCCAGGCAATAGATGAAGATCTGAAGAGCAAGGGCGTTATTTTCACCGATCTGCCGACGGCTCTGAAAGAACATGGCGACCTGGTGCAAAAATACCTGAACACTGTCGTACAATATAATGAACACAAGCTGACCGCGCTCCATGCGGCGGTCGTCAATGGCGGCGTGTTCCTCTACGTTCCCAAAAACGTAGAGATCAGCGAGCCGCTCCAAGCTGTGTTTGAAGTCATCGGAAATGATGCATTGGTTTGCCCGCACATCCTGATCGTGGCGGAAGCAAACAGCAAGGTCACCTACGTGGACACCTATGTTTCCGGTCCGGGTCAGAATATGGTCGCGAGCAGCATTGTTGAAGTATATGTAGGCGCAGGCGCTTCTGTGCAAGTCGCTTCTGTGCGTTCGCTCTCGACGGATGTTCACGACTATTCGTTCCGCCGCGCCACGGTGGACCGCGACGGCAAGATGGAGTGGATTCTCGGGGAGATGAATGACGGGAATACCGTAGCCAACAACACCACGCTGCTCAAAGGAACGGGCTCTCATGCCGCGACGAAGAGCATCTCGGTCGGTACGGGTTCGCAGCGTCAAAACCTGACTTCTCAGGTGCAGCACTTCGGGACACATTCCGAGTCGGAAATGGTCAGCAAAGCGGTCATGACCGATGAAGCGGTCAGCATTTTGAACGGGATTACCAAAATCGAAAAAGGCGCCGAAAAGGCAAACGGCGAGCAGGCTGAAAACATTCTGATGTTGAGTGATAAAGCGCGCGGGGACGCCAACCCGATCCTCCTGATTGACGAGGATGACGTAAAGGCAGGCCACGCCGCTTCCGTTGGTCGCTTCAGTGAAGAGAGCATCTACTATCTGATGTCCCGCGGTATCTCTCGACGCCAGGCAGAACGCCTGATCATCCTCGGCTTCCTCGATCCTGTCGTAGCCGAGATTCCGGTGGAAGAGGTTAAAAACCGGCTTCGCCAGGCGCTCGAAAGGAAGTTGGGCTAA
- a CDS encoding cysteine desulfurase codes for MNAKELRQYFPILHQEVNGHSLVYLDNGATSQKPIQVIEAMEKYYKEYNSNVHRGVHTLGSKATDGYEGAREKVRAFINAREAAEIVFTRGTTTAINTVAYGYARATLKPGDEIVTTIAEHHANFIPWQQAAKVTGATFKFIPLTEEGTVTLDAVRETITPQTKIVAIRHISNVLGDTVPVKEIAKIAHENGAILVVDGAQGAPHMRIDVQELDCDFYTFSSHKMCGPTGIGVLYGKRELLEKTEPVEFGGEMIDYVDLYDSTWKEVPWKFEGGTPIIAGAIGLGAAIDFLQEIGMDEIERHEKKLIAYALEQMLEMEGITIYGPKQDRSSLITFNLAQVHPHDLATVLDSHGIAIRAGHHCAQPLMRWLNVSATARASFYVYNTEEEVDVFLAGLKKTKEYFGNVFS; via the coding sequence ATGAATGCCAAAGAGCTTCGGCAATACTTTCCCATTCTTCACCAAGAGGTAAATGGCCACTCGCTGGTGTATCTCGACAATGGGGCCACCTCGCAAAAGCCGATTCAAGTCATCGAAGCCATGGAGAAGTACTATAAGGAGTACAATTCCAACGTGCATCGCGGTGTACACACACTGGGGAGCAAAGCCACAGACGGGTATGAAGGAGCGCGCGAAAAGGTGCGCGCCTTCATCAACGCCCGGGAAGCGGCGGAAATCGTATTTACCCGGGGGACGACGACGGCCATCAATACGGTGGCATATGGCTATGCCCGCGCCACGCTCAAACCAGGCGATGAAATTGTGACAACGATCGCGGAGCACCACGCCAATTTCATCCCTTGGCAGCAGGCGGCAAAGGTAACCGGAGCTACTTTTAAATTCATTCCGCTGACGGAGGAAGGCACCGTCACGCTGGACGCCGTCAGGGAGACCATCACCCCTCAGACCAAAATCGTGGCCATTCGCCATATTTCCAACGTGCTGGGCGATACCGTGCCTGTCAAAGAGATCGCCAAGATCGCCCACGAGAACGGCGCCATCCTGGTCGTGGACGGAGCGCAAGGCGCACCGCACATGAGAATTGACGTACAGGAGCTGGATTGCGATTTTTATACCTTCTCCAGCCATAAGATGTGCGGTCCGACCGGCATCGGGGTCCTGTACGGCAAGCGCGAGCTCCTGGAAAAGACAGAGCCGGTCGAGTTTGGCGGAGAAATGATCGACTACGTGGATCTGTATGATTCGACGTGGAAGGAAGTCCCGTGGAAATTCGAGGGCGGCACCCCGATTATCGCGGGTGCGATCGGTCTCGGTGCCGCGATCGACTTTTTGCAAGAGATCGGCATGGACGAGATCGAGCGCCACGAGAAAAAGCTGATCGCGTACGCCCTGGAGCAAATGCTGGAGATGGAGGGAATAACCATCTACGGCCCGAAGCAAGACCGAAGCAGTTTAATCACTTTCAACCTGGCGCAGGTTCATCCCCATGACCTGGCGACAGTGCTGGACAGCCACGGGATTGCGATCCGGGCCGGCCACCACTGCGCGCAGCCGCTGATGCGCTGGCTGAATGTATCGGCCACTGCTCGCGCCAGCTTCTATGTGTACAACACAGAAGAAGAAGTGGATGTCTTTCTGGCAGGGTTGAAAAAGACGAAGGAGTATTTCGGCAATGTCTTCTCTTGA
- the sufU gene encoding Fe-S cluster assembly sulfur transfer protein SufU, translating to MSSLDDLYRRVIMDHYQKPRNRGKLEESEGLIVNLNNPTCGDSISLSLKVENGVVTDAKFLGEGCSISMSSASMMTEAVKGKPVEEALKLVQIFSDMMQGKDVDDSVDLGDIEALSGVAKFPARIKCATLAWKALEQGIKQAGQENA from the coding sequence ATGTCTTCTCTTGATGATCTGTATCGCCGCGTGATTATGGACCACTACCAGAAACCGCGCAACCGCGGCAAGCTGGAAGAATCAGAAGGACTCATCGTCAATTTGAACAATCCGACCTGCGGGGACAGCATTTCGCTGTCCCTGAAGGTGGAGAATGGGGTCGTCACCGACGCCAAGTTTCTCGGGGAAGGCTGCTCCATCAGCATGTCCTCTGCTTCCATGATGACGGAGGCTGTCAAAGGCAAGCCAGTGGAGGAAGCGCTCAAGCTGGTGCAGATTTTCTCCGATATGATGCAAGGAAAAGACGTGGACGACTCTGTCGACTTGGGAGATATTGAAGCACTCTCCGGCGTAGCAAAATTCCCCGCACGGATCAAATGCGCCACGCTGGCTTGGAAAGCGTTGGAGCAGGGCATCAAGCAAGCAGGACAAGAAAATGCGTAA